ATCGCTCGGGTGGCCAAGCCAATCAGCTCCGCTGATGTTTCCATCTTCATCAAAAAAAATATGATTGATATAGGTATGATCGAACACCTCCTTATAATCCGGAATCAGCAAATCAAGGACGAGGCTCAGGCTTCCTGACAGCAATACCAGCTTGTAGCCTCTCTTCTTCAATTCATGAAGCGTCTCTCTCGTCCCTTCCATGAGGCGAAGATGGGATATTGCCTTCAGGAAGTCCTCTTTCTTCACATTCCTCTCAGCCCACATCGCCATGTCATGGTCAGCCCATTCCTGATACGTGATTTCCCTGGCGTAATACTTTTCCATAGCCTTTCTTCTGCGTTCCTGATCAATATTCAGGAAGGTATGGATAGACTCCCAAACGCTCTTTGTCTCATCAACCAGGGTTCCATCAAGATCAAAGCAGACCAGCCTGTATTTCATGCCAGGAAGAAAAAAGCTGCATTATTAAGGCTTTCTCTCAAGCTGTCGAAATCCTTTAATATTCCTTAGCGTTCTCGGTGCTTATGGATGCCTTTATCATTGAGATCGAGAATTTTTCTTCCTCATTAGCGGAGAATCTTTACTGTAATGCCCTTGTTCTGACGCACAAAGGACGGTTGGAATCCCTTTTTCTTTATGATGCTGCTGCAGACCTCCTCGAAGAAGAGCGTATCAGAGAACCATGGGGTTCTGCCGGAAGAAGGCCGATTCTGAACCAGCTGCTGGTGTGCTACCAGGTACTTTCTTTCGAGTCGATGATCGCTCCTCCCACCATCCTTCCATCACTCTGGAGCCCTTATTACTATTTTGATCGGATCCTTGATCTCGATCTGGAGTTGAGAAACAGCAAAGATTCCTCAGAGAAAGAAAGTGGAAGTTAACCAAAAAGATTCCTCTGACAAAAGTTGATGCAAAAGAAGTATATTACGTCAGTTGACCAAGACCATGAAATCTTGTCTAACGTCAAAGAGCTTGAAAGATTCGACCTCCCAAAGACTTAAGGAATTACGAGATTAGCAGCACCAACTCGCTTTATCAGGGACTGTATCTGAGTATCCCTTGAGTGTTATAAACACCGATAACTCTATTCTGCCTAGGATCAAATTGGAGTATGCCCACACTTGACTTAGAAGACACTGCCGCGTATGCTTGTTCAAGTGTAGGTTGAGGTGATCCTGGCTGATATCTCCTCAGAACATTCGACTGTCCACTGTTATAGCTTTCAACTGCAACATTCAAGAAACTTCCTCCTGCCATCGTTCCGTCACCACGCAGGACTACCCATATATGCCCATCAGGGG
The window above is part of the Candidatus Nanoarchaeia archaeon genome. Proteins encoded here:
- a CDS encoding HAD-IB family phosphatase produces the protein MKYRLVCFDLDGTLVDETKSVWESIHTFLNIDQERRRKAMEKYYAREITYQEWADHDMAMWAERNVKKEDFLKAISHLRLMEGTRETLHELKKRGYKLVLLSGSLSLVLDLLIPDYKEVFDHTYINHIFFDEDGNISGADWLGHPSDEEGKAEELKEVCRRFGIPLGQSVFVGDEKNDLGAIELAGLGIAFNSQSEKLNQVADIIIEKKDVREILKHL